From Salvelinus namaycush isolate Seneca chromosome 9, SaNama_1.0, whole genome shotgun sequence:
TGGTCTAGAGAGCAGCAAGAAACTACGCACAAAATCTCAAAATAAACCTTCAGTCAATCAAACTTTAACGTTGTTCATCTATTCATTCCAACAATTAAGCATCGCATTTCCCCGGTGTGTTGATGATTCTGCATAACATCCTGTCTAGTTGCCGCTGTCAAACTGCATGTTCCCTACGCCAACTAGCACCATCTGTGGTCCGTGAGCACCGCATTTTGCTGACCTCACTTCAACGCAGTGACCACATATCAGCGCCAGCCCCTGCGACGTTACATGCCACGATTAGACGTTCAATATCTTGGCGTTTCCCAAACTGAAACATACACGAAACGCCCTCGGTTGTCATAATCCTAGCCTACTCAGTCTAATTTCAAGTTGTTTACGGTACTACGGTTAACTGCAAGTATACCATTTAAAACTTTACATTCTGGCATAAGTGATTCTTCTTGAGGAAAGTCAAGTCCCCATTTCGAGGTCCATAAGGAAAACATCACCGTTTATTTGAGCTAAAGATGCAAGCAAGTAGGCTACTGCACTCAATGCAGTGTTCGCCACCAATACATTTACCTGGTAGCCAGCTCAGTCAAACCTGCACCATTGCACCTAAAATTGTATCGATCTTCACATTACTATATGCTGTCCTATAATGGTGAATCGAGAAACTGAAGCACCTGGCCGTCATACGTGTTTTGCTGTTTTGGATATTGGAATACGTGAGCAAATTCATCTATTTGTATCACCAGGTGGTGCCTGACTTTCACACCATCAATTGAAGTATAGACTAACTAAAAATCTAGGACCAGAGTGAAGATTAAGACTGTCTGGAAATAAGCAAGTGTTACTTTTTTTCTCAACTCATCTGAGGGCAGTCATTGTTCAATCTGACCTGTTGAGTTCAATGTATGCAATTCAATGACAGAATTGAGGATATGCCAGAAGTCCTAACCTACTGTCCTTACTTCAAAAACAAAGGCTTACAATATTTTCTTATTAATCAACAGATTTTATTTACAGAAAAAAAGAATACCGGTGGACTGTTTTCATACCATTCAGAGCAGGTAAACATTTTTCCCCTCAATAGAAATAATGAATATACAGAGAACTGAATAAAGACTTTTCAAACCAAAAACAAATATTGACAAATATTGTTCAGTGATCTCCCCCATTCCCTTACCCCCAATCTCCCCACACAATTCCCCTCAGCACACACTGCCGAACTGACAACTCCAATGCACCCCTCCCTTATTATTTCTGAAATAAATGCCATGGGGAGGAAGTCAACCGTTGTGTCTTGTAACATTAGATTGTGACAAACAGGAAGAACAAGAAGCTAAAAGAGCCATGTAGCCAgagagtcagtagtagtagagACATGGTTTACATATGTTTGATACATTCCAATGAtactgtcctcctatagctcctcccaccagcctccactgtagTAGGCTGATGTCAGGAaaacattcaaataaaataagACATGAGAATAAAATATATTCCTAAAACTATAGGAAATTATGGAATTCCTGTCCCCGCCATCCCTACCGCTCTCCCACACAAAGGTTCCAAGCCTACGTTAGGGTCTCTACATCGACAACGGTTGCAACAGTTAAACGTGATGATGGCAGGCTCAGATGAATTATTTAGTCATTATATTGTTACTTGTATTTAATGTTCAAGTCAGAGATGTGGTTTAGCAGGAGCTAGGTTGTCGTTTTGCTAGTAGGCCTTCTACAGAGGAATGAGTCCATCCATAGTCTGTCTCAAAGGGTGTGTCTACCTGGGGCTAATCAGCTGCTTTCAATAAACAACCAGCATCACGAGCGACAACAAAGTTAAAAGAAAAGTAAAAAGTTAGGCAATCTTGGACAATAAATCTTACCCTCCCCCACGAAACAAACATGGGATACacttatttttaaatatttttttttgtacgAAGCTCATTAAAGCGGATGTTGCTGGTTTCCTCCAAAATGAATGGAAAAAGAACCAGGTGGTGAGTCAGATCTGCCGATGCATCTGAACAGTACTGAATTATGACAAAGACGACAAGTAAGGCTTTTCAATTTCTCTTATGATCATTTATATCAAATTCACTGGTCTTTTTTTTagcttttaaaaaaaatattccttaaatgtgtttttttaattATATTTTTCCCCCCTCCAATATGGTGTCCTTTAAATGCACATGAATTAGAAAGAAGAGGTGGTCTTGGCAGAAGATGAGGAATGTGTGTTCACACTGACTTCCCGCTTGGTTTCTCTCTGCTTTTTTCACCTTTTCTACACTTCTATGTTGTTCTGAGCGTAAAGCCTGGTCCATGTCCGGGCTGCAACACAAAATAAGGGAGAGAGATGAGCTCAGAAAGCAAGTGTAGTGAGTCAGTTATTTATTAGTCTTTTGGTAGAATCCTTGAGGCTTCAAGTTGTAACTTCATCACATGTGTACTTGCTTTGCAGGATAGGCCACAGGGTAAAAAACCCACAATATACAAATTAAATGATTATATCAAAAGAAGTCATGAGTTCATAAGGTGTAGAATCTAAAGTTACCAGTAAGATTGAGCATCAGCACCAATATTAATCAGTGTTTGATTGGCTGAATGGTAGGCTGCATTGAGAAACTGAGCTACTGTGTAAAATTTGAACAAGTTTTTGTTCACTGGGCACCAAACACACAAGAacatggactgaaacagggagaaaCGACCTGGACTTGTCTAAAAATACAAGTTAATTTCCCCTTTCTGTTGTGTGCCACAACAAACATGACCCAGGCAAGTGGCTGTGGTGAGTGAGTAGGAGTGCACTTTGGAGGAGTTCACTGCTCAGAGCCGGGCTTCATCAAGACTCACCTGTCTCTATGGCTTGAGCTTCATTGGATTTCCATTGCTCCGCAACGTCATTCGCTAGAGGATCATCAGGGTTAGGAGCGCTTAGTAAAGCCTGGATTGATAGCAGGACTGTGCGGATCTGTAAGGCTGGAGACCATTTATCTGCGAAAGGAGATTTTATAAGAAAACAAAAAAGTACAAATgaggagggggagaaagtgagggatgaagggaggagaaaaaggggatagagggaggaagagaagttTGAGCTATGTACCCATTTTGAGCGATGGGGCATGTCACAGCAATGGGGATATGCGGCTTGAGTGGGAGGTCAAAAGTTGAATCTGAGAGGCCCTTGATCTTTTGGGCGAGATTAAAAAGGAAAATCCCTCATAGCGCTCGCAGGCCAAACATGATTCTAATGCAGTGGGTATATGGCAGGAAACAAGTCCCAGGCCTGTCCCACTAACGAGCCTGAACTCACTGATGTGtatgacagacatacagagaagCTGCAGTGGTGTGACAGACAGTTAAAGACATCTCATCTCCCCTGTATCTGTTAGGGCTGAGCGATAAGGCCAAAATTTCATATCACAATATTTTTCTAAATGTTGATGCTATTTGatgtttttgaataatacaaGTTCAAAATGTGCTTTGTGAGTTGTGCATGACCCCAgagtggcaacacatacattctaagcaATTTCgaaatgggtctttctccattctgcactcatttgagatcctttccacactgccacgtagggctgcacgagttgaaaaaaaaaaaaaaatctaggtGTTATTTTTAACAAAATACTGCAGTTGTAATTTAACTTtgatcaaaacacttgggtgaactgttgaaaTGATGGAAATAGAATAGTTATTATAATTTTATCCACCTCACGTTTTTAAACACTTAAAACACGTAAGCCAAAAGCGGAAACTATGGACACAACTTCCTCCCTGCTCCCGCATTATCATAATTCATATGCACGCCACAAGAAATTAGCTGATACATCATGACAAAATACACCATATTACTGTCCTGCTAATGTGCCTGGACTTTTAGGCTAAACAGATTGCAGATTGAGAAAAAAgatgaaaaaatacaaataaaaacacaaTATAGGCTACCTATGACTTCGTTGTCTGATCAACTTTTTTATTTTGCTGTGTAAATTAACGAAATATTCACTGCAGTATTAAGCCTAAGATTGAGTTTATGAATTATAGGCTAATATGCATACGCGTCTAACTTAAAGgtgctgcatggtcaatccgacatcTGCATTGGTCGTGCAGCATTTATGGTGATACGGCCTCTGCAAAATTCTGGGCATTCATACTTCCTGCGCTTCTCCGAGCAGCGCAGTGCTATTGGgaaaggaagttgtcaaggaagtcaGATTGTGTtaatacaggacctcccgccctcacctaccatcaaccaatcatgtcaatgcagagctatacggagccctctGCATTGTTAAAACATTTGAGAGGCGCACGGCAATGCGGTACAGACCTCAATTTGGCCTCTGACTGTCTCCGCAATTGAGTCACAACCTCCATCTGGCGCCTCtgaccacattttcggatcatGCATAAATTGGCTCTTAAATGCTGACTAGACTGGGCGCGTGCATGCGTCTGCCATCATGTGCATgttgattttgttcatccacaccagacacgatcaggacacaggttgaaatatcaaaacgaactctgaaccaactatattaatttggggacaggtcgaaaagcattaaacattcatggcaatttagctagctaggttgctgttgctagctaatttgtcctgggatataaacattgggttgttattttacctgaaatgcacaagttcCTCTACtttgacaattaatccacagataaaaagaGTAAACAGaatttgtttctagtaatctctcctcctttagtcttctttggactttatatgccggttggcaaccaactttaaggtgcattaccaccaccaactggactggagtgtggatcTCAGTTCatttttcaatcacccacgtgggtatatgctcctaaaaaccaatgaggagatgggagaggcgggacttgcagcgcgtcaCAAATTGGAACCAAgtttttagcgcctggctacacaGATGCTCGTTTTAACGCCTGGCTAGGCAGACGCTCATTGACCCGCGCAAGCAGTTTggatgcaatgattgaataacatgtacatTTATTTTCCAACGCTCGTGCACGtaacgcgagcggtgtggtcaacATCGGCTTAATCTCGAGCCAGTCTGTCTTCATTGTTCTGTTACGCAAGTGGCCTCTCCGCTGCCACAGCTATTCCTTTTAAATCTTGTGGATTCCCAGGAAAAGACAGACTAcaaaaagcttgttggacacttagACATATTTTCTTTAGCCTATTAATAGCCTATTGGAGGACAGATGCACGCTTGCTCTTGCTTGCTGAATGTAACATAGGCTATAGAATTAATGGGCGGGCAGTTGGAAGGAGAAGCCCATATTTTCCTATAGTAGGTCTATCTTAATAGGCCACATCCTGACAAAATAGGCCTATACCATATGAGTGGTCTGCCAATGTACCTATCTGGTCCTTCCAAACTGTCGAGAATAGACCCAAACTGATCCAAATGGTTGCATAACCAGGCCTAGGCTGTTGGCCTATGTAGTGTGGCTtgcgaaattattgacaccccttgGCATTTGTCCTATTATGTtgctttacaacctggaattaaaatagatttttggggggtttgtatcatttgatttacacaacatgacttccactttgaagatgtaaaatattttttattgtgaagcaAACAAGGAAAaaaaaacttgagcatgcataactattcaccccctgcccaaagtcaatactttgcagagccaccttttgcagcaattacatctgcaagtctcttggggcatgtctccataagcttggcacatctagccactgggattttatcccattcttcaaggcaaaactgctccagctccttcaagtcggatgggttccgctggtgtacagcaatctttaagtcataacacagattctcaattggattgaggtctgggctttgactaggccattccaagacatttatgtttccccttaaaccactcgagtgttgctttagcagtatgcttagggtcattgtcctgctagaaggtgaacctccatcagTCTCAAATCTccagaagactgaaacaggttttccctcaagaatttccctgtatttagcaccatccatcattccttcaagtctgaccagtttcccacccctgccgatgaaaaatatccccacagcatgatgctgtgttCTCgggagtgatgagaggtgttgggtttgcgccagacatagcgttttccttgatggccaaaaagctacattttagtctcatctgaccagagtaccttcttccatatgtttggggagtctcccacatgccttttggcaaacaccaaacgtgttcgcttctttttttctttaagcaatggctttttttctggcctccctgccgtaaagcccagctctgtggagtgtacggcttaaagtggtcctatggacagatactccaatctccgcaatggagctttgcagctccttcaagattatctttggtctctttcttGCCTCGctaattaatgccctccttgcctggtgcatgagttttggtgggcagccctctcttggtaggtttgttgtggtgccatattctttcaatttttgaataatggatttaaatggtgctccgtgggatgttcaaagtttctgatattattttataacccaaccttgagctgtacttctccacaactttgtccctgatctgtttggagagctccttggtcttcatggtgccgcttacttggtggtgccctttgcttagtggtgttgcagactgtgggggctttcagaacaggtatatatatactgagatcatgtgacacttaaataaagtccacctgtgtgcaatctaactaattatgtgactttgaaggtaattggttgcactagatcttatttaggggcttcatagcaaaaagggtgaatacatatgcacccaccacttttcagttttttttgttgaattttttgaaacaacaaaatcaccaatttggactattttgtgtatgtccattacatgaaatccagataaaaatccatttaaattacaggttgaaaTGCAACTTAATAGGAAAAACGCCACgggaggtgaatacttttgcaaggcactgtagttaTTTCGGCATGAAACAAAACAGGATGTGTGAGTAGTTATTCAAATGTGCCTACATCACCGCAATTTTAAATAATTGTATACTCACTTGATAACAATAATAAATTCCTCATTGCACTGTGTTGTTGTAGCCCAGGTATAATCATTTTCTTGTCTAAAAACATAGGCCTAGTCAATAGTGGAGATTTGCGTGCCCGGTGACCACAGAGCGCAGCCTGGAGGAACGCACTACAGATCTGCCATTTCTTGGATTTTGACAGGTAAATATTAAGCCTTTAGCCTTAATATTTAGCTAATGAATGGTCTAATGTCTAGCAAATATTTAGCTCCTTACTTCGGCTACACATTTCTAGgctctctcttccagctgctcCCAGGccaacaggctataggctacgcAAGCCTCTCCGCAATAGGCATTCCTCTTCTCGTGAAATCTCAGGAAAAGCTATAGGCTACAAAACCTATAGGACATTTATTTAGATCATTTTTATACTAGGCCTAATTGCCTATTCGGGGAATGAGGCAGGCTTGCTAATTGCTGAATGTATAACAGGCCTACAGCATAGAATATGCTAGTCGAGGAGAAAAAATGCATTGGTGTGATCACTTTTGGCCAGTTACGATAATTATTGCACTGATGCATTACAAATAGTTGCACAGGACATACAGAGATGAGCACAGTGAAAACAAAGACCCAAAGGAACTGACAACCATTAGAAAAATTGAAATCACTTGCAACGAAGCAATGACATGCTGTAAAAGATGTGCAGGCTAAATGGCGTTTGTTGTTGAATTGCTACATTTAAATACAAGTTACTAGATTATTTTTCATTAGGCCTACATGTACATTGAAGTATTATTTGCAGTTGTCACTATGAAAAATGAACACATCCTGAAAGCactgaatggtctgaaccagctAGAGAACTCATGAATGGTCTTGTGTTAACACTTGATTAATAGGCAGCGTGCAGAAGGATGTGTTGATCAGTGGATTGACAGGTGTAGGACTGTAGAACAATAAACCTTCCTCTAGTGTGGATGCCTTTATAGTTATGTAGCATATAGTATTTCATTATAGTTACCTTTATAGTTATTGGCTTGGTGGATGGATGACACAACACAACTAACGTTATCATCACAACAGAAATAGCCTACTAGTaagtctagctaacgttagcgaacttgaatgaaataaatataaaaatatcaCATACTTATTTACTTGACTTTTATACTCTTTCTTAATTTGACTTAATTTACTCTTTCAAATAATTGACTCTGGCAAGTTTTCCACCGGCAGGCTTCTGTAGGGAAGTAAAGTGGAAGTCAAATCCCTGACTTCCTGTTGTTTGACTGTGCCCATAGCAACGTTCGAAAATGAGGTAGATAGTATATAATAGcaggcactttgaatacagtgctGTTAGACATGATAAAGAATGAAAAACCCAGGGAGGCGTTATTGTGATAGGGTAGGAACTCATTGGTCAGGGTAGGAACTCAttggtcagtgtttcctaggggaccctataatcttcggctacattaaatgttttctattagctacttcatgtagctaacattcaTGCTTAGCCTATTCCTCTTTTATTTAGAAGATActtttgcacccccccccccccaaaaaaaatgtggATTTAtgtatcaggctgtattagctagctacgttagctctgactcagtacatttatttgttagatagccagctaactagctataaACATTAGCGGCTAAAACGATTTGTTAGccacaacttgctaagaaaagacaaactagctgtttgcagacagTAAGATACACAAACTAAGTGTAACTATAGAACCCTTGTGGATTTATACTAAGAAGCAAAGCAAAAAATCtgcatcgttgtcatcaacatgTTGTTGCATGgtctgcattgaccatgcagactgaataCAAGTGGGGGAGCAACAACTGCCGCCCTTCTGCGCTGCTTGAGTGGCAGGGGGCGGGGCttaatctgtgtgtgtggaaagcagcatggagagagcgagacaacGTGCAACTGCAGCCCGAGATTTTTTTCCCCCGCCTCCCAGAGTCCTCCTTACTAGCTAGCAGAGTTGACACCGATAGACAGCGTCCTTTGCTACCGCCTGCCAAACACTTGCCCTCACCGCCGTTAACAGAACTGCGGGAAAACAGTGTCCGACAGGCGGCGGCAAAGGACACTATAAACCGTTCGCCACCAGACTGAACATTGCGCTCCATGttgaacttttatttatttattttttacaaggaGCATGTGTGCGCCTACGTTGAACAATGTAGGAGCGCACAAAGAAAAACATTTTTAGTTGTAGTAATGGTGCAAGCATGACTGTCATAAATCTGTGCTCAGTGTATTCTCAGTGGCACTAAGAGGCCTGGGTGATTTTTTTCCTAGGCACATAGGCGCTCCTAAATAACAATTCCAggtcgcacagcaaaatatttagttGCATATGCAAGTAAAATGGCCCACTGTTGATTAACTTAACCTGAACTGAAACAACAGTGAAACAGCAAAATCTGTTTGGATGTCAGGCTACCATGTCGGTGTAAAATGACGCAAGTCAAGCACCCCTTACCTTTCAATATGTCTAGACATATTCTTCCCAGCTTGTCTACGTTGGGGTGGTATATTTTGGTCATAAAGCGTACTTTTGGAGCTGCCATGGGGTATTCCTCGGGAAGAAAGAGTTCAAGTTTAAACGTGCCACCTTCAAAGGGCGAGTCCTGGGGCCCGGCGATGACCACATGGAAGTAGCGGGCGTTACCTTCGTCAGGCTCCGCCTTGATGCCTGGGACAGGCTCCGCCATCAAGCGCTGAGTCTCCTGACAAACGACAGAAATACAAACAGCGTTAGGCCTAAATGCAAATCTTGTGGTGGTAACCATTGTTCAGCAGGCACATTTGTACGATTGTTCCACTGCTTACTCATCCCTTACAATACTAAGAAAATCCACCACAAAATTCAAATTTTAGTGTTAGGACTGATCAACCTTTCAAAGACATTGCCTACAGCCCAAAACATCTAACCTATCCTGGCCCACGCCTCCTACTAGACCGCTAGCAGTGCGTCACTACGCTTAGTGGCTCTATAGTTGGCTGCAATACAGTCTAAAGCAGAATATCAGGCAGCTAAGTCTACAAATGTTTGTTTTCCGATGCAAAACTTTCCAAAATGTtttcctaatgaatacaacccaggtgACAACTAGGGCTGACTTTCCCCATCAATGTGGAGGCGTCACCGGCTGGAGCACCCTTatgtatta
This genomic window contains:
- the LOC120054064 gene encoding ubiquitin-conjugating enzyme E2 N, translating into MAGLPRRIIKETQRLMAEPVPGIKAEPDEGNARYFHVVIAGPQDSPFEGGTFKLELFLPEEYPMAAPKVRFMTKIYHPNVDKLGRICLDILKDKWSPALQIRTVLLSIQALLSAPNPDDPLANDVAEQWKSNEAQAIETARTWTRLYAQNNIEV